The Castanea sativa cultivar Marrone di Chiusa Pesio chromosome 11, ASM4071231v1 genome contains a region encoding:
- the LOC142616153 gene encoding wall-associated receptor kinase 3, translating into MVRGTLGHLDPEYMQTSQLTKKSDVYSFGVVLIELLTRKKKKALSFDRLEEERSLATYFLSFSKDNGLFEVLEKHIANGENVEQLKEAANLAKMCLRLKGEDRPTMKEVATKLEDLRKMEKHFRDNADSNLEEIKFLHTKTSDSHNYDVDNQSADVNDIVRDVALLDFNDGR; encoded by the coding sequence ATGGTGCGAGGAACTTTGGGACACTTGGATCCTGAATACATGCAAACAAGTCAATTGACAAAAAAGAGTGATGTTTATAGCTTTGGAGTGGTCCTCATAGAGCTattaactagaaaaaaaaaaaaagctctttcATTTGATAGGCTTGAGGAAGAGAGAAGTCTAGCCAcatattttctctcattttccaaGGATAATGGATTGtttgaagttcttgaaaaacATATAGCAAATGGAGAAAATGTTGAGCAACTAAAGGAAGCTGCAAATCTTGCAAAGATGTGCTTAAGATTGAAAGGGGAGGATAGGCCTACTATGAAGGAAGTAGCAACAAAATTGGAGGATTTAAGAAAGATGGAGAAGCATTTCAGAGACAATGCTGATTCTAACTTAGAAGAAATTAAATTCTTGCACACCAAGACATCAGATTCTCACAATTATGATGTTGATAATCAAAGTGCTGATGTGAATGATATCGTGAGGGATGTAGCATTATTGGATTTTAACGATGGGAGATAA